From a single Nocardioides sp. dk884 genomic region:
- a CDS encoding type II toxin-antitoxin system RelE/ParE family toxin, with protein MESSVGSSNREQGRAAASRAGYDDWEFTSQAEREFDKFPDAMQANFLDLIERVLDRETRSGAGDVKHLDRGIYELRDRYKNNHYRVLWFVHERRCIAVTCFYKNSQKTEKKDIDRAIARRRAYLA; from the coding sequence ATGGAGTCCTCGGTGGGGTCGAGCAACCGCGAGCAAGGACGCGCTGCCGCATCCCGTGCGGGCTATGACGACTGGGAGTTCACGTCACAGGCTGAGCGCGAGTTCGACAAGTTCCCGGACGCGATGCAGGCCAACTTCCTTGACCTCATCGAGCGGGTCCTGGATCGGGAGACGCGGTCCGGCGCTGGCGACGTGAAGCACCTCGATCGAGGGATCTACGAGCTTCGGGACCGCTACAAGAACAATCACTACCGCGTCCTGTGGTTCGTGCACGAGCGTCGGTGCATCGCTGTCACGTGCTTCTACAAGAACAGTCAGAAGACTGAGAAGAAGGACATCGACCGAGCGATCGCTCGGCGACGGGCCTACCTCGCCTGA
- a CDS encoding spermidine synthase, translating to MCRCEDRPVDTGTLEIVPTERAGSYVLRLDGHEQSHVDLEDPTRLAFDYVRRIGDVLDACAPAGEPVRVVHVGGAAMTLPRYVAATRPRSAQIVLEPAVHVTERVRAELPLPARSGIKVRPVDGRTGLAALRPDSADVIVVDAYAEGRVPADLVTREAAAVAAGVLGEQGLLLLNLADRAPFAWTRRVVAAVRESLPRLMLSAEPATLRGRRGGNLLLVASRGRVPLEELIRRAASSPAPYRVLDAGQVSDSFGGGRPFTDADAEPSPVP from the coding sequence ATATGCCGCTGCGAGGATAGGCCCGTGGACACCGGGACTCTCGAGATCGTGCCGACCGAGCGGGCGGGGTCGTACGTGCTGCGGCTCGACGGGCACGAGCAGTCCCACGTGGACCTCGAGGACCCGACCCGGCTGGCCTTCGACTACGTACGCCGCATCGGCGACGTGCTCGACGCGTGCGCGCCGGCGGGTGAGCCGGTGCGGGTGGTGCACGTGGGTGGGGCGGCGATGACGCTGCCGCGCTACGTGGCGGCGACCCGGCCCCGGTCGGCGCAGATCGTGCTCGAGCCGGCCGTGCACGTGACCGAGCGAGTGCGCGCGGAGCTGCCGCTGCCGGCGCGCAGCGGGATCAAGGTGCGCCCGGTGGACGGCCGCACGGGCCTGGCGGCGCTGCGCCCGGACAGCGCCGACGTCATCGTCGTCGACGCGTACGCGGAGGGGCGGGTGCCGGCTGACCTGGTCACCCGCGAGGCCGCGGCGGTGGCGGCGGGGGTGCTCGGCGAGCAGGGGCTGCTGCTGCTCAACCTCGCCGACCGGGCGCCGTTCGCGTGGACCCGGCGGGTGGTGGCCGCGGTGCGCGAGAGCCTGCCGCGGCTGATGCTGAGCGCCGAGCCGGCGACGCTGCGCGGCCGCCGTGGCGGCAACCTGCTGCTCGTCGCCTCGCGCGGGCGGGTGCCGCTGGAGGAGCTGATCCGACGCGCGGCGAGCTCGCCGGCGCCGTACCGCGTGCTGGACGCGGGCCAGGTGAGCGACTCCTTCGGGGGCGGCCGGCCGTTCACCGACGCCGACGCGGAGCCCTCACCCGTGCCCTGA
- a CDS encoding TadE/TadG family type IV pilus assembly protein, translated as MVDFVLVVLVLVPLVLGILQVALTLFVRNTLAAAASEGARYAATADRGPADGTVRTR; from the coding sequence GTGGTTGACTTCGTGCTCGTCGTGCTGGTGCTGGTCCCGCTGGTGCTGGGGATCCTGCAGGTCGCGCTGACCCTGTTCGTGCGCAACACGCTTGCTGCGGCCGCCTCGGAAGGTGCGCGGTACGCCGCGACGGCCGACCGCGGTCCGGCCGACGGGACGGTGCGCACCCGCTGA
- a CDS encoding protein-export chaperone SecB, producing the protein MTDYEEQWRKAGRVSGCADLRDVRLFGMSGDLSTPDPSASLAYTLDVDVEFQTLGDDPVHALVVTANYDLNVTETDESDDQEPTKVAGMAFALAAMYVLVEQDGDDPHVFENEELEAFAATTGQLALYPYAREFIADITGRMGLPPLHLGTLRFDRESGRN; encoded by the coding sequence GTGACCGACTACGAGGAGCAGTGGCGTAAGGCGGGCCGCGTCTCTGGATGCGCGGATCTGCGGGACGTTCGCCTGTTCGGAATGAGCGGCGATCTCTCGACGCCTGACCCGTCCGCCAGCCTGGCCTACACGCTCGACGTCGACGTCGAGTTTCAGACGCTCGGTGATGATCCTGTCCACGCCCTGGTGGTCACTGCGAACTATGACCTGAATGTCACGGAGACAGACGAGTCTGATGATCAGGAGCCGACCAAGGTTGCGGGCATGGCCTTCGCGCTTGCCGCGATGTACGTGCTCGTTGAGCAGGACGGGGATGATCCCCACGTGTTCGAGAACGAGGAGCTGGAGGCGTTCGCCGCGACTACCGGGCAGCTCGCTCTCTACCCGTATGCCCGCGAGTTCATTGCGGACATCACCGGGCGTATGGGCCTGCCGCCCCTGCACCTCGGCACGCTGCGGTTCGACCGGGAGTCGGGCCGGAACTAG
- a CDS encoding GAP family protein: MVSVLALVIPLAFAGAISPVMFTEQTVLLAGRNGRRVAASYAAGVGATLLVIVSLLVFFGRSIALPEEPSLSASLDIVLGALLVLIAVVLRYRRPRSPKPEKSRDRGLSPTQALGFGVVSMATNFTTLAVMVPIAKEIAASDLEFLARLIVLAIVVVVAAVPAWLPLAMTLVAPDPTRRGLQALGDFIDTRGRLVTVLLLAAVGLFLVVRGIVRMVGL, from the coding sequence ATGGTCAGTGTCCTCGCACTCGTGATCCCGCTGGCCTTCGCCGGCGCTATCAGTCCGGTCATGTTCACCGAGCAGACCGTGCTGCTGGCCGGGCGCAACGGCCGCCGCGTCGCGGCGAGCTACGCCGCCGGGGTGGGCGCGACGTTGCTGGTGATCGTGTCGTTGCTGGTGTTCTTCGGCAGGTCCATCGCCCTCCCGGAGGAGCCCAGCCTCAGCGCCTCGCTCGACATCGTCCTCGGGGCCCTTCTGGTGCTCATCGCCGTCGTGCTGCGGTACCGCCGGCCGCGGTCCCCGAAGCCCGAGAAGTCGCGTGACCGCGGGCTGAGCCCGACCCAGGCGCTGGGGTTCGGCGTGGTCTCGATGGCGACGAACTTCACGACGCTGGCGGTCATGGTCCCCATCGCCAAGGAGATCGCTGCCAGCGATCTCGAGTTCCTCGCCCGCCTGATCGTGCTCGCCATCGTCGTCGTCGTGGCAGCGGTGCCGGCCTGGCTGCCGCTCGCGATGACCCTGGTGGCGCCCGACCCCACGCGCCGCGGTCTGCAGGCGCTGGGCGACTTCATCGACACCCGCGGTCGGTTGGTCACGGTGCTGCTCCTGGCCGCGGTAGGCCTCTTCCTGGTGGTCCGCGGCATCGTGCGCATGGTCGGTCTCTGA
- a CDS encoding helix-turn-helix domain-containing protein, translating to MSATRAKFNEFRAKRLQNPAVRAAYEDARARNGILDALVRRRRALGLSQGVVARAMDVGQSTVSGFETEGSDPRLSTLQRYARAVDASLYVHVVPNMPAGQRPAVYVSYPGGQNIVANPTAATSRVAAWVDSKPAYVGRNVRPYLNLVPQSA from the coding sequence ATGTCTGCCACCCGAGCTAAGTTCAACGAGTTCCGCGCCAAGCGGCTCCAGAACCCCGCTGTCCGAGCCGCGTACGAAGATGCGCGTGCTCGCAATGGCATCCTTGATGCTCTGGTTCGCCGCCGACGAGCGCTCGGGCTCAGCCAGGGTGTTGTGGCGAGGGCTATGGACGTCGGGCAGTCGACGGTGTCTGGCTTCGAAACGGAGGGCAGTGATCCGCGACTGTCCACCTTGCAGCGTTACGCGCGCGCGGTCGACGCCTCGTTGTACGTCCACGTTGTGCCGAACATGCCCGCAGGACAGCGGCCGGCTGTCTACGTGTCGTACCCGGGCGGACAGAACATCGTCGCGAATCCGACTGCGGCGACGTCGCGTGTGGCGGCTTGGGTCGACAGTAAGCCCGCGTACGTGGGCCGAAACGTGCGCCCATACCTCAACCTTGTGCCTCAGTCCGCGTGA
- a CDS encoding DNA sulfur modification protein DndB: MKLTFENVNFVDDGGLLAAELVMTGADIVGLADTGRLVIGNARPDHDIVTLKSGKTRYRKTAVRLKNWTSDLLANEAVIGNLTFNLNPDTTVVDIDEDNHRLVVKDGNFDQNVDSATRTRAIIAAAKNPLQTFDLDTRFAVRVWFATKEEEDKLFHIYNQVGEKVNDTVAKYQYQSTAHQRIAKQLMMTSPHLGMDNTEVQSNTVSANSNKLMAFNTLSQAVEGFWSNDPIDETEEKADAQYLVDFWDELVAARPEFGKLPKEKRGALRGTSVAGTAVSIHGVIALADAMRKANKPLSELSKLKSTVAVPGPGHTTVDVDFFDYDNPTWIDRGILVLSKNKAGETRKTLRMSFQTRKAAGDALIELLAM; the protein is encoded by the coding sequence ATGAAGCTCACCTTCGAGAACGTCAACTTCGTCGACGACGGTGGCCTCCTCGCCGCCGAGCTCGTCATGACCGGCGCTGACATCGTCGGTCTCGCCGACACCGGTCGACTGGTCATCGGCAACGCTCGCCCGGACCACGACATCGTGACCCTCAAGAGCGGCAAGACGCGCTACCGCAAGACGGCCGTCCGGCTCAAGAACTGGACCTCCGACCTCCTCGCCAACGAGGCCGTGATCGGCAACCTGACCTTCAACCTGAACCCCGACACTACGGTCGTCGACATCGACGAGGACAACCACCGGCTGGTGGTCAAGGACGGCAACTTCGACCAGAACGTCGACTCGGCCACCCGGACGCGCGCCATTATCGCGGCCGCCAAGAACCCCCTGCAGACCTTCGACCTGGACACCCGCTTCGCCGTGCGGGTGTGGTTCGCCACCAAGGAGGAGGAGGACAAGCTCTTCCACATCTACAACCAGGTCGGCGAGAAGGTGAACGACACGGTCGCCAAGTACCAGTACCAGTCGACCGCCCACCAGCGCATCGCGAAGCAGCTCATGATGACGTCGCCGCACCTGGGGATGGACAACACCGAGGTCCAGAGCAACACGGTCTCCGCGAACAGCAACAAGCTCATGGCCTTCAACACCCTGTCCCAGGCTGTTGAGGGCTTCTGGAGCAACGACCCCATCGACGAGACCGAGGAGAAGGCGGACGCGCAGTACCTCGTCGACTTCTGGGACGAGCTGGTGGCCGCGCGTCCCGAGTTCGGCAAGCTGCCCAAGGAGAAGCGCGGCGCCCTTCGCGGTACCTCCGTCGCCGGTACCGCCGTCTCCATCCACGGCGTCATCGCGCTCGCCGACGCGATGCGCAAGGCCAACAAGCCCCTCTCGGAGCTGTCCAAGCTGAAGTCCACGGTCGCGGTGCCGGGCCCCGGTCACACGACGGTGGACGTCGACTTCTTCGACTACGACAACCCGACCTGGATCGACCGCGGCATCCTCGTGCTCTCCAAGAACAAGGCGGGCGAGACCCGGAAGACCCTTCGCATGAGCTTCCAGACGCGGAAGGCGGCGGGTGACGCGCTGATCGAGCTCCTGGCCATGTGA
- a CDS encoding AMP-binding protein, giving the protein MTFNLASVFETVADAVPERVALTYEGRDLTYAEFDREATQVGHLFAAHGVAPGEHVAIFLKNSVEHVTSMVGLLKIRAVPINVNYRYTAAELEYLFTNSDSVAVVVEEPAHQQVLASILDRLPQLRTVYVAGQPDAALVSAAGERGVALVDLAGWRDQPAERGFAERTGDEHYILYTGGTTGYPKGVVWTHDDLFHKPLSGGNPYGDAHPDLAAVAAAAQAMPPISFLIAAPLMHGAASYAMFFYFIFGGRLVMLRDFDPARIVDGIAHDGLQSLLIVGDAMGMPLADEMERRQDEVDYSALFMITSGGAIWSQACRDRFKALAPGAMQRDNFGASESGNDGEITLDEQGNLRVPATDQMLVVDDTLAEVPAGPENVGLIARLGPVPQGYYKDEEKTARTFRTLPDGRRCSVLGDMGYRDHDGSIVFLGRGSQCINTGGEKVYVEEVENVLHGHPDIADVLVVAVPDDRLGERVAAVVSPREGREPQLEDVQRHARESLAGYKVPRDLVVVPEVKRTPAGKADYRWAKAVASEHAPTPA; this is encoded by the coding sequence ATGACGTTCAACCTCGCCTCCGTGTTCGAGACCGTCGCCGACGCCGTGCCCGAGCGGGTCGCCCTCACCTATGAGGGTCGCGACCTGACCTACGCCGAGTTCGACCGCGAGGCCACCCAGGTCGGCCACCTCTTCGCGGCGCACGGCGTCGCGCCGGGTGAGCACGTCGCGATCTTCCTCAAGAACAGCGTCGAGCACGTCACCTCGATGGTCGGCCTGCTCAAGATCCGCGCGGTGCCGATCAACGTGAACTACCGCTACACCGCCGCAGAGCTGGAGTACCTCTTCACCAACTCCGACAGCGTCGCCGTCGTCGTCGAGGAGCCCGCCCACCAGCAGGTGCTCGCCTCGATCCTCGACCGCCTCCCCCAGCTCCGCACCGTGTACGTCGCCGGGCAGCCCGACGCGGCACTCGTGTCCGCGGCCGGCGAGCGCGGCGTCGCGCTCGTCGACCTCGCCGGCTGGCGCGACCAGCCGGCCGAGCGGGGCTTCGCCGAGCGCACCGGGGACGAGCACTACATCCTCTACACCGGCGGCACCACGGGCTACCCGAAGGGCGTCGTCTGGACCCACGACGACCTCTTCCACAAGCCGCTCTCGGGCGGCAACCCCTACGGCGACGCCCACCCCGACCTCGCCGCCGTCGCGGCGGCCGCGCAGGCGATGCCGCCGATCTCGTTCCTCATCGCGGCTCCGCTGATGCACGGCGCGGCGTCGTACGCGATGTTCTTCTACTTCATCTTCGGCGGCCGACTGGTCATGCTCCGTGACTTCGACCCGGCGAGGATCGTCGACGGCATCGCGCACGACGGCCTGCAGAGCCTGCTCATCGTCGGCGACGCGATGGGCATGCCGCTGGCCGATGAGATGGAGCGGCGCCAGGACGAGGTCGACTACTCCGCGCTGTTCATGATCACCTCCGGCGGGGCGATCTGGTCCCAGGCGTGCCGCGACCGGTTCAAGGCGCTCGCTCCCGGCGCGATGCAGCGCGACAACTTCGGCGCCTCGGAGTCGGGCAACGACGGCGAGATCACGCTGGACGAGCAAGGCAACCTGCGGGTGCCGGCCACCGACCAGATGCTCGTCGTCGACGACACGCTCGCCGAGGTGCCCGCCGGGCCCGAGAACGTCGGCCTCATCGCCCGCCTCGGCCCGGTCCCACAGGGCTACTACAAGGACGAGGAGAAGACCGCCCGCACGTTCCGCACACTGCCCGACGGGCGGCGCTGCTCGGTGCTGGGCGACATGGGCTACCGCGACCACGACGGCTCGATCGTCTTCCTCGGCCGCGGCTCGCAGTGCATCAACACCGGCGGGGAGAAGGTCTACGTCGAGGAGGTCGAGAACGTCCTCCACGGCCACCCCGACATCGCCGACGTCCTCGTCGTCGCCGTCCCCGACGACCGGCTCGGCGAGCGGGTCGCCGCCGTCGTCTCCCCGCGGGAGGGCCGCGAGCCGCAGCTCGAGGACGTCCAGCGCCACGCGCGCGAGTCGCTGGCCGGCTACAAGGTCCCCCGCGACCTGGTCGTCGTCCCCGAGGTCAAGCGCACCCCCGCCGGCAAGGCCGACTACCGCTGGGCCAAGGCGGTCGCGAGCGAGCACGCCCCCACCCCCGCCTGA